Proteins from one Magnetococcales bacterium genomic window:
- a CDS encoding holo-ACP synthase — protein MIVGIGSDLVRVERLEKAFGRFGERFARRIFTPAEQACCNERGDRFSCYAKRFAAKEALVKALGQGMREGIWFLDVEVENNSLGQPRLNITGEAGRRIEALGGVTTHVSLSDDSGFALAFVVLEKNHD, from the coding sequence ATGATCGTTGGTATCGGCTCCGACCTGGTGCGGGTAGAGCGTCTGGAAAAAGCCTTTGGCCGATTTGGCGAGCGCTTCGCACGTCGCATCTTTACCCCCGCCGAGCAGGCCTGTTGCAACGAGCGTGGGGACCGTTTTTCCTGTTATGCCAAACGGTTTGCCGCCAAGGAAGCTCTGGTTAAGGCGTTGGGCCAGGGGATGCGGGAGGGGATCTGGTTTTTGGATGTAGAGGTTGAAAACAACTCCCTCGGTCAACCCAGGCTCAACATTACCGGGGAAGCGGGGCGCAGGATTGAGGCATTGGGGGGCGTAACCACCCATGTCAGCTTAAGTGACGACAGCGGCTTTGCGTTGGCTTTCGTCGTTCTCGAAAAAAACCACGATTGA
- the pdxJ gene encoding pyridoxine 5'-phosphate synthase gives MIKLGVNVDHVATVRQARGGRFPDPVAAAEAAERGGADGITVHLREDRRHIQERDVTILMDTTQTKINLEMATTDEMIKLAQGWKPADCCLVPEKRQELTTEGGLDVAGHQGRMLEVVGRLKEADIRVSFFIDPEPAQLEAVVAVGAPVIELHTGAYADAKTLAERDHELKKLQEAAALGQTLGLEVNAGHGLNYFNVQEVAAIPGLVELNIGHAIIARALLSGMEEAVREMKRLMREAAVGTSG, from the coding sequence ATGATCAAATTGGGTGTCAACGTCGACCATGTGGCAACGGTTCGCCAGGCCCGGGGAGGACGGTTTCCCGATCCGGTAGCCGCAGCCGAAGCCGCCGAACGGGGCGGAGCGGATGGGATCACCGTTCATCTACGGGAAGACCGGCGTCACATCCAGGAGCGGGATGTCACCATCCTGATGGATACCACCCAGACCAAAATCAATCTGGAGATGGCCACCACTGATGAAATGATCAAACTCGCCCAGGGCTGGAAACCGGCTGATTGTTGCCTGGTGCCGGAAAAACGCCAGGAGCTGACGACTGAGGGAGGGTTGGATGTTGCTGGCCATCAGGGCAGAATGTTGGAGGTGGTGGGCCGGCTGAAGGAGGCCGATATTCGGGTTTCCTTCTTCATTGATCCGGAGCCTGCCCAGCTGGAAGCGGTCGTGGCAGTAGGGGCTCCGGTCATCGAACTCCATACCGGTGCCTATGCCGATGCCAAAACCCTTGCAGAGCGAGACCATGAGCTGAAAAAATTACAAGAGGCTGCCGCTCTGGGGCAAACCTTGGGGCTTGAGGTCAATGCCGGCCACGGGCTCAACTATTTTAATGTTCAGGAGGTCGCGGCCATCCCAGGCTTGGTGGAGCTTAACATCGGTCACGCCATCATCGCCCGGGCACTCCTTTCCGGTATGGAAGAAGCCGTGCGGGAGATGAAACGTCTTATGCGGGAAGCCGCTGTTGGAACTTCGGGATGA
- a CDS encoding GspE/PulE family protein — MASQTAPAKGQPANQNAPGQPPPSPTHGLSGPLKALFERIEARIKEAIAFTELLPEVEDNMLKFLQAVRLTVYQNGRDGQEIIAKYKSGGELLEIKLPLSPSSIAGYVALSQKPIRISDVNEPKLLTDIHKSLKFDKSFDKRSGFTSKAMMAVPIKVGAPLLGVIQVINKVGGGDFTDEDLKRAQLLAKLIGEKFHEEFEGTNSPYEYLIKKGKVTQEKIDSFSKRTKKEGVTMTYLLVSEMKIPPEMIAASLESYHQVPFMRYDPEVMPPKKLMKKLNLSYLRRQRWVPVAGDENELVILIDDPSDMTRQMEIQRALPAKKYIFRIGFEEDILQYLGGGSVSSFLHGLAGKLEDEDVEEGQQIDEGDETAEINENESTIIQLVNRLIIDAQRAGASDIHIEPAKGRMPSKVRLRIDGMCRHALEIPSTHIRAVMSRIKIMSRLDIAERRKPQDGKIVVKVQGKPLELRVATLPTVHGEGAVMRVLAAGGALPFDKLNLSDYNYRETKRLISIPYGIFLVVGPTGSGKTTTLHAVLGEINTPDRKIWTAEDPVEITQPGLCQMQMEPKIGLTFATALRAFLRADPDVILIGEMRDEETAHSGIEASLTGHLVFSTLHTNSAPETITRLLDLGLDPLNFSDAVLGVLAQRLVRTLCKDCKQRVKPSDTEWKRLVGFYGEEYFPELEVTRESAVIFAPNGCGKCNKTGYKGRTGIHELLVVTDELKRMIASSAKAAELREEGIKGGMRTLIQDGVAKVLKGQLDLEQLFRVATD, encoded by the coding sequence ATGGCAAGCCAGACCGCACCAGCCAAAGGCCAACCGGCCAATCAAAATGCACCCGGTCAACCCCCACCGTCCCCCACCCACGGCCTGAGCGGCCCCCTCAAGGCGCTTTTCGAGCGCATTGAGGCCCGTATCAAAGAGGCGATTGCCTTTACTGAGCTGCTTCCTGAGGTCGAGGACAACATGCTCAAGTTTCTCCAGGCGGTGCGTTTGACGGTCTATCAAAATGGTCGGGACGGTCAGGAAATCATCGCCAAATATAAAAGCGGCGGTGAGCTTTTGGAGATCAAGCTTCCATTGAGCCCTTCCTCCATCGCCGGTTATGTGGCCTTGAGCCAAAAACCGATCCGGATTTCCGACGTCAACGAACCCAAATTGTTGACCGATATCCACAAGTCGCTCAAATTCGATAAAAGTTTCGACAAGCGTTCCGGCTTTACCAGTAAGGCGATGATGGCGGTTCCCATCAAGGTGGGGGCGCCGCTCCTGGGGGTGATCCAGGTCATCAACAAGGTCGGTGGTGGTGATTTTACCGATGAAGACCTCAAAAGAGCCCAGCTGCTGGCCAAGCTGATCGGTGAAAAGTTTCACGAAGAGTTTGAAGGCACCAACAGCCCGTATGAATATTTGATCAAAAAAGGCAAAGTCACCCAGGAAAAGATTGATTCCTTTTCCAAAAGGACCAAAAAAGAAGGGGTCACCATGACCTACCTTCTGGTCTCGGAGATGAAAATTCCACCGGAGATGATCGCCGCCTCCCTGGAGAGTTATCACCAAGTCCCTTTCATGCGCTATGACCCGGAGGTGATGCCGCCGAAAAAGCTCATGAAAAAGCTCAACCTTTCCTATCTCAGACGCCAGCGTTGGGTGCCGGTGGCCGGAGACGAAAACGAGCTTGTCATTCTGATTGATGACCCCAGCGACATGACCCGGCAGATGGAGATTCAGCGGGCACTGCCAGCCAAAAAATATATCTTCCGCATCGGTTTCGAAGAGGACATCCTGCAATATCTCGGGGGGGGGTCGGTCTCCTCATTTCTCCATGGCCTGGCTGGCAAGTTGGAAGATGAGGATGTTGAGGAAGGGCAGCAGATCGACGAAGGGGATGAGACCGCTGAAATCAACGAAAATGAAAGCACCATCATTCAGCTGGTCAATCGACTGATTATCGATGCCCAACGGGCGGGCGCTTCAGATATCCACATCGAACCGGCCAAGGGGCGGATGCCCTCCAAGGTGCGGCTGCGCATCGACGGCATGTGCCGCCATGCCCTGGAGATCCCCTCCACCCACATCCGGGCGGTGATGTCTCGTATCAAGATCATGTCCCGGCTGGATATCGCCGAACGCCGAAAACCCCAGGATGGCAAGATCGTGGTGAAGGTGCAGGGCAAACCCCTGGAACTGCGCGTTGCGACCCTGCCGACAGTTCATGGCGAAGGGGCGGTGATGCGTGTGCTGGCCGCCGGGGGAGCGCTGCCGTTCGACAAGCTTAACCTCTCTGACTACAACTACAGAGAAACCAAACGCCTCATCAGCATCCCCTACGGTATCTTTCTGGTGGTGGGGCCCACCGGTTCCGGTAAGACGACCACCCTTCACGCGGTACTGGGAGAGATCAACACCCCGGATCGGAAAATCTGGACCGCTGAGGATCCGGTGGAAATCACCCAACCGGGGCTCTGTCAGATGCAGATGGAGCCCAAAATCGGCCTCACCTTCGCGACCGCTCTCAGGGCCTTTCTCCGGGCTGATCCGGACGTGATCCTGATCGGTGAGATGCGTGATGAGGAGACCGCCCACAGCGGTATCGAAGCTTCCCTCACCGGTCACTTGGTTTTCTCCACCCTGCATACCAACTCTGCCCCCGAGACCATCACCCGTTTGTTGGATCTGGGACTCGATCCCTTGAACTTTTCTGATGCAGTTTTGGGGGTGCTGGCCCAGCGTCTGGTGCGCACCCTGTGCAAGGATTGCAAACAGCGGGTAAAACCCTCCGATACTGAGTGGAAACGTTTGGTAGGGTTTTACGGAGAGGAATATTTTCCAGAGCTGGAAGTAACCAGAGAGAGCGCCGTCATTTTTGCCCCCAACGGTTG